The Planococcus versutus genome contains a region encoding:
- a CDS encoding Stp1/IreP family PP2C-type Ser/Thr phosphatase produces MFQYVIESDMGKVRAVNEDSVAVLKRPSGLILAIVADGMGGHKAGDVASKMTVDQLSRYFLEDDETEFRTLDNKREWLSKRIQTINQNVFEHATKHSECKGMGTTLIAALIEGSGGILCHIGDSRAYLINDAIQQITRDHSYVNVLVDSGEISQEEAEAHPKKNWIVRALGTEAGIERQIIDFSFVDASYLLMCSDGLSNKIPKEELASIVRASAPLSQKGQELITLANDLGGEDNISLILLSSLDEVV; encoded by the coding sequence TTGTTTCAGTATGTTATTGAAAGTGATATGGGAAAAGTTCGGGCAGTAAACGAAGATAGTGTAGCGGTATTAAAACGGCCAAGTGGATTGATATTGGCAATTGTCGCTGATGGAATGGGTGGTCATAAAGCTGGAGATGTAGCTAGTAAAATGACAGTGGACCAATTGAGTCGTTATTTTTTAGAAGACGATGAAACAGAGTTCCGCACGCTCGACAATAAAAGGGAATGGCTTTCTAAGCGCATTCAAACAATCAACCAAAACGTTTTTGAACATGCTACAAAACACTCTGAGTGCAAAGGAATGGGTACGACATTGATTGCAGCGTTGATTGAAGGAAGTGGAGGTATTTTATGTCATATTGGTGACAGCCGGGCTTATCTTATAAACGATGCAATCCAACAAATCACACGAGACCATTCCTATGTAAACGTCCTAGTTGATAGTGGAGAAATCAGTCAAGAAGAAGCTGAAGCGCATCCAAAGAAAAATTGGATTGTCCGTGCACTTGGAACAGAAGCCGGGATAGAAAGACAAATCATTGATTTTTCATTTGTAGATGCTTCTTATTTGCTCATGTGCTCAGATGGATTAAGCAATAAAATCCCAAAAGAAGAACTTGCATCTATTGTTCGTGCTAGTGCGCCTCTATCTCAAAAAGGTCAAGAGTTAATTACGTTAGCCAATGATCTTGGAGGCGAAGATAATATTTCGTTAATTCTTTTATCGTCTTTGGATGAGGTGGTGTAA
- the rsmB gene encoding 16S rRNA (cytosine(967)-C(5))-methyltransferase RsmB, which yields MKNKKLQGNVRDAAFSILWAVENKQAYSNLLLHQTIESFGIATKNKGLLTEITYGTLQHQMTLDYYLEPYLKGKIEPWVKVLLRLSLYQIVYLDRIPPHAVVHEAVEIAKRRGHGGVASVVNGVLRSVQRNGVRSFNTISDPYEKISIETSHPEWMIRRWAEQFGLEKTREMALENNKTPSQTVRVNTVRATVEEAIEMLESEELKAVPSKLIPECLIVTNGQPARTMTFEKGFITIQDESSMLPAYALQAEPDMAVLDMCAAPGGKTTHIAEKMNNRGTLYALDLHQHKVKLIDENAKRLGHTIIETIVGDGKQSVEQFGEEKFDRVLVDAPCSGLGVIKRKPDIKYTKKEQDFARLQEIQIELLDQAARVLKEDGILVYSTCTIDAIENRGTAERFLKEHPEMETIQAVLPKAMNSKHIGFVQVFPQDYESDGFFIAAFKKTQKTATV from the coding sequence ATGAAAAACAAAAAACTTCAAGGCAATGTGCGCGATGCCGCTTTTTCAATCCTGTGGGCAGTTGAAAACAAACAAGCTTATAGCAATCTTTTACTTCACCAAACAATTGAAAGTTTCGGGATTGCTACTAAAAACAAAGGCTTGTTAACGGAAATTACGTACGGTACTTTGCAACATCAAATGACGTTAGATTATTATTTAGAACCTTATCTAAAAGGGAAAATCGAGCCTTGGGTGAAAGTTTTACTAAGACTTTCACTTTATCAAATTGTTTATTTAGATCGGATTCCACCGCATGCAGTTGTTCACGAAGCAGTTGAAATCGCTAAACGACGTGGTCACGGAGGTGTTGCTTCTGTAGTCAATGGCGTGCTCCGTTCGGTGCAAAGAAACGGCGTTCGTTCATTTAATACGATAAGTGATCCATATGAAAAAATTTCTATTGAAACAAGTCATCCAGAATGGATGATCCGAAGATGGGCCGAGCAATTTGGATTGGAAAAAACACGTGAAATGGCGCTTGAAAACAACAAAACGCCATCTCAAACGGTGCGTGTCAATACTGTCCGAGCGACTGTGGAAGAAGCTATTGAAATGCTTGAATCAGAAGAGTTAAAAGCGGTACCGAGCAAGTTGATTCCGGAATGCTTAATTGTTACCAATGGTCAACCTGCTCGTACGATGACTTTTGAAAAAGGCTTTATTACTATTCAAGATGAAAGTTCCATGCTTCCAGCCTATGCACTGCAAGCTGAACCAGACATGGCAGTGCTTGATATGTGTGCAGCGCCAGGTGGAAAAACAACCCATATCGCTGAGAAAATGAATAATCGCGGAACCTTATATGCACTAGACTTGCACCAACATAAAGTAAAGTTAATTGATGAAAATGCCAAACGACTTGGACATACTATTATTGAGACAATCGTCGGCGATGGTAAACAAAGTGTTGAGCAATTTGGCGAAGAAAAATTCGATCGCGTACTGGTGGATGCTCCGTGTAGTGGACTAGGTGTTATCAAACGTAAACCAGACATTAAATACACAAAAAAAGAGCAAGACTTTGCCCGTCTGCAAGAAATTCAAATTGAGTTATTAGACCAAGCTGCTCGTGTATTAAAAGAAGATGGTATTCTCGTTTATAGCACATGTACGATCGATGCGATTGAAAATAGAGGAACAGCTGAACGTTTTTTAAAAGAGCATCCGGAGATGGAAACCATTCAAGCTGTATTGCCAAAAGCTATGAATAGTAAACATATAGGTTTTGTTCAAGTGTTTCCGCAAGATTATGAAAGTGACGGATTTTTTATCGCTGCTTTTAAAAAGACCCAAAAGACAGCAACAGTTTAA
- the fmt gene encoding methionyl-tRNA formyltransferase — protein sequence MTKIIFMGTPAFSVPILRMLIEEGYEVVSVVTQPDRPVGRKKVMTATPVKEEAIRLGLPVYQPEKLKNQEELQRVLDLQADLIVTAAFGQILPSELLEAPKLGAINVHASLLPAYRGGAPIHQAIIDGQDKTGVTIMYMVDRLDAGDIISQVTVPIKEQDHTGSMFEKLSSAGCDLLKATLPSIIEGTNKRIPQEEQFVTYARNISREQERIDWSKSARAIYNQVRGLYPWPVAYTSFNQANMKIWWTEKTSSTENGQVGQVVSTTEDAILVQTGDGILAITDLQPAGKKRMTAKEYLKGPKIQVGDLFE from the coding sequence TTGACCAAAATTATATTTATGGGAACGCCTGCCTTTTCAGTACCGATATTGCGAATGCTTATTGAAGAAGGCTATGAAGTGGTTTCTGTCGTTACACAGCCGGATCGTCCTGTAGGTCGCAAAAAAGTCATGACGGCGACTCCAGTTAAAGAAGAAGCAATACGTCTTGGTTTGCCTGTTTATCAACCAGAAAAGTTAAAAAACCAAGAAGAACTTCAGCGTGTTCTAGATTTACAGGCTGATTTGATTGTGACAGCAGCATTTGGTCAAATTTTACCAAGTGAACTATTGGAAGCACCAAAACTTGGCGCAATTAATGTTCACGCATCACTATTGCCAGCTTATCGTGGAGGGGCGCCAATTCATCAAGCCATTATTGATGGGCAAGATAAAACGGGCGTTACCATTATGTATATGGTGGACCGATTAGATGCAGGGGATATTATTTCGCAAGTAACCGTGCCAATTAAAGAGCAAGATCACACTGGTAGTATGTTTGAAAAGTTGAGTAGTGCAGGATGCGATTTATTGAAAGCTACACTGCCATCCATTATTGAAGGCACCAACAAACGAATTCCACAAGAAGAGCAATTTGTAACGTATGCGCGAAATATTTCGCGCGAGCAAGAGCGGATCGATTGGTCAAAATCTGCTAGAGCGATTTACAATCAAGTGCGTGGACTCTATCCATGGCCAGTAGCATATACCAGCTTTAATCAAGCCAACATGAAAATTTGGTGGACAGAAAAAACGTCATCTACTGAAAATGGTCAAGTAGGGCAAGTGGTTAGCACGACTGAAGATGCCATTTTAGTGCAAACTGGTGATGGCATACTAGCAATTACAGACTTGCAACCAGCTGGAAAAAAACGCATGACAGCAAAAGAGTATTTAAAAGGACCTAAAATCCAGGTAGGAGATTTATTCGAATGA
- the def gene encoding peptide deformylase, producing MSIRIIVKHPNKVLETTCQVVTVFDEKLSVLLDDMHETMIESDGVGIAAPQVGETVRVAIVDFREGQEPIEMINPELVLFEGTETDIEGCLSFPGIFGEVERFDHIKIKAQERDGSWYELEAEGYEARAIQHEMDHLDGILFTSKITKYVTQEELDEMIREQEKEEEQV from the coding sequence ATGTCAATTCGAATAATTGTAAAACACCCAAACAAGGTATTAGAAACAACCTGTCAAGTAGTAACTGTTTTTGATGAAAAATTGTCGGTTTTATTAGATGATATGCACGAAACAATGATTGAATCTGATGGAGTTGGCATTGCTGCTCCTCAAGTAGGCGAAACAGTGCGAGTGGCGATTGTTGATTTCAGAGAAGGCCAAGAGCCCATTGAAATGATCAATCCAGAATTGGTGCTATTTGAAGGCACTGAAACCGATATTGAGGGTTGTTTAAGTTTCCCAGGAATTTTCGGGGAAGTAGAACGTTTTGATCACATTAAAATCAAAGCACAAGAACGGGATGGTTCGTGGTATGAGTTAGAAGCAGAAGGCTATGAAGCTCGTGCCATTCAACATGAAATGGATCATTTAGATGGTATTTTATTTACTAGCAAAATCACTAAATATGTGACACAAGAAGAATTAGATGAAATGATTCGTGAGCAAGAAAAAGAGGAGGAGCAGGTTTGA
- the priA gene encoding primosomal protein N': MIAEVIVDVAAHPIDRPFDYVIPKQIEVLTQPGMRVKVPFGNRKVLGFITKIKELSDFDPKRLKPIHELMDVIPVLNEELLQMAQWMKKQTVCFEIDALQVMVPAALRAKYEKRFVLNDTLETIAPELRPYFEKRPFIRLQDAVDIYALLKKEMDKGTISADTDIQQQTAVKKIRMIHIANDVETLEAIEIRANAKQQSKLMAYFLSNTGQTIESSQLQKIASVSLPTIYSLVEKGAAQISNMESYRDPQLLTEIERKSSLTLTKAQQSAFDAIESSLNTEKTFLLHGITGSGKTEIYLQTIDQVLKQGKEAIMLVPEISLTPQMTIRFKERFGDQVAVLHSGLSAGEKYDEWRKIQRAEVKVVVGARSAIFAPFQNLGLIILDEEHESSYKQDDSPRYHARDMAIWRSEYHNCPVILGSATPSLESYARAQKGVYELLVLEKRAKNQPLPAVHIVDMREELRNGNRSMFSVQLADAIRDRLEKKQQTVLFLNKRGYSSFVLCRDCGIVMQCPNCDISLTYHRSSETMKCHYCGYDERVPKICPECESEHIRFFGTGTQKVEEELAKVVPEARVLRMDVDTTRSKGAHEKILSAFGEGKADILLGTQMIAKGLDFPNITLVGVLSADTTLHLPDFRAAEKTYQLLTQVSGRAGRDVLPGTVYVQSYTPDHYAITLAKDQLYEPFYEREMTMRRASGYPPYYFVANIQFTHEDLMTVAEYADQTVRYLKRQLSPNTLIIGPSASLIARVNNRYRYQCLIKYKKEPKLVDTMQQLIKIHRTEWLKKGATLSIDMNPTSVM, translated from the coding sequence ATGATCGCTGAAGTGATTGTTGACGTTGCTGCACATCCAATTGATCGGCCTTTTGATTATGTCATTCCAAAACAAATTGAAGTGTTGACACAGCCGGGAATGCGTGTGAAAGTGCCGTTTGGCAATCGAAAAGTACTTGGATTTATTACAAAAATTAAAGAGCTTTCAGATTTTGACCCAAAACGGTTAAAGCCGATTCATGAACTGATGGACGTAATACCCGTACTAAATGAAGAATTACTACAAATGGCACAGTGGATGAAAAAACAAACTGTGTGTTTTGAAATTGATGCTTTGCAAGTTATGGTTCCAGCCGCTTTACGGGCAAAATACGAAAAACGATTTGTATTAAATGACACACTTGAAACAATCGCTCCAGAGTTGCGTCCGTACTTCGAAAAGCGACCGTTCATTCGATTGCAAGATGCAGTGGATATATATGCGCTATTAAAGAAAGAAATGGACAAAGGAACAATTAGTGCAGACACGGATATTCAACAGCAAACAGCTGTTAAAAAGATAAGAATGATTCACATTGCAAATGATGTTGAAACGCTTGAAGCAATTGAAATCCGCGCAAACGCTAAACAGCAGTCAAAGTTAATGGCATACTTTTTGAGCAATACGGGACAGACAATTGAATCATCTCAACTTCAAAAAATAGCGAGTGTTTCGTTGCCAACAATTTATAGCTTAGTAGAAAAAGGTGCGGCTCAAATTTCCAATATGGAATCTTACCGCGATCCACAATTATTAACTGAAATCGAACGCAAATCATCTTTAACACTGACGAAAGCTCAACAATCTGCGTTTGATGCAATAGAGTCTTCTTTAAACACAGAGAAAACGTTCTTATTACATGGAATTACTGGTAGTGGAAAAACTGAAATTTATTTGCAAACAATCGATCAAGTATTAAAACAAGGCAAAGAAGCCATCATGTTAGTACCCGAGATTTCGTTGACACCTCAAATGACAATTCGCTTTAAAGAGCGATTTGGAGATCAAGTAGCAGTTTTGCACAGTGGATTATCTGCAGGTGAAAAATACGACGAATGGCGAAAAATTCAACGAGCAGAAGTGAAAGTTGTGGTGGGTGCACGTTCAGCGATATTTGCTCCTTTCCAAAACTTAGGATTAATTATTCTCGATGAAGAACATGAGTCAAGTTATAAACAAGATGATTCTCCACGCTATCATGCACGTGATATGGCAATTTGGCGAAGTGAATACCATAATTGCCCAGTTATACTAGGAAGTGCAACACCTTCACTAGAGTCTTATGCTCGTGCTCAAAAAGGAGTATATGAATTATTAGTACTAGAAAAACGTGCGAAAAACCAACCTTTGCCAGCTGTTCACATTGTCGATATGCGTGAAGAACTGCGGAACGGCAATCGCTCGATGTTTTCCGTTCAATTAGCAGATGCCATTCGTGATCGTCTCGAAAAAAAACAACAAACGGTATTATTTTTAAACAAACGTGGATATTCATCGTTTGTGTTGTGCCGCGATTGTGGAATAGTTATGCAATGTCCGAATTGCGATATTTCTCTAACGTATCATCGATCGAGTGAAACCATGAAATGTCATTATTGTGGCTATGATGAACGTGTTCCAAAAATATGTCCCGAATGTGAAAGTGAACATATTCGGTTTTTCGGAACTGGTACACAAAAAGTTGAAGAAGAACTAGCCAAAGTGGTGCCAGAAGCACGTGTATTGCGAATGGATGTTGATACAACACGCAGTAAAGGCGCACACGAAAAAATCCTGTCTGCTTTTGGTGAAGGCAAAGCAGACATTTTATTAGGTACACAGATGATCGCTAAAGGATTAGACTTTCCGAACATTACACTAGTCGGGGTGTTATCTGCAGATACCACGCTTCATTTGCCTGATTTTAGAGCAGCAGAAAAAACCTATCAATTGCTGACACAAGTTAGTGGTCGTGCTGGTCGTGATGTGTTACCGGGTACAGTCTATGTTCAATCGTATACGCCAGACCATTACGCTATTACGTTAGCGAAAGATCAATTGTATGAACCGTTTTATGAACGAGAAATGACCATGCGACGGGCAAGTGGCTATCCCCCTTACTACTTTGTTGCCAATATACAATTCACACATGAAGATTTAATGACTGTAGCCGAATATGCAGACCAAACCGTTCGTTATTTAAAAAGGCAGCTGTCTCCAAATACGTTAATTATCGGACCTTCAGCATCGCTGATTGCTCGTGTCAATAATAGATATCGTTATCAATGTTTGATAAAATACAAAAAAGAACCAAAACTCGTCGACACCATGCAGCAATTGATTAAAATTCATCGCACAGAATGGCTAAAAAAAGGTGCCACGCTGTCGATTGATATGAATCCTACGTCGGTTATGTAA
- the coaBC gene encoding bifunctional phosphopantothenoylcysteine decarboxylase/phosphopantothenate--cysteine ligase CoaBC yields MLENRKILLCVSGGIAVYKAVALVSKLSQAGASVKVIMTQSAQQFVQPLTFQVMSRHDVFTDTFDEKDSSVIAHIDLADWAELIIVAPGTANVIGKLANGIGDDMVTTTLLAATAPIWIAPAMNVHMYDHPAVKRNIQQLHEDGIRFIEPSEGFLACGYVGKGRLEEPEKITQLVETYFRRELKLTGKKVVVTAGPTRERIDPVRFLTNFSSGKMGYAMASAAAEMGAEAILISGPVSLSVPSGVTRIQVESAAEMLEAVEAHFATADYVVKTAAVADYRPKKIADQKIKKQQGESSIVLERTIDILNQLGQQKTHQVLIGFAAETNNVSKYAKDKLERKNADYIIANDVSEAQAGFESDTNRVVVYGKNDFEQAFDMMPKQQLAHQLFEMIIEKETPYDR; encoded by the coding sequence TTGTTGGAGAATCGAAAAATTCTACTATGTGTCAGTGGAGGAATTGCTGTCTACAAAGCGGTTGCGCTCGTAAGTAAACTGTCTCAAGCAGGTGCTTCTGTAAAAGTGATTATGACCCAATCAGCGCAGCAATTCGTGCAACCGTTAACTTTTCAGGTGATGTCAAGACATGATGTTTTCACAGACACGTTTGACGAAAAAGATTCATCTGTCATTGCGCACATCGATTTAGCGGATTGGGCGGAATTGATTATTGTCGCACCTGGAACGGCGAATGTGATTGGTAAATTAGCAAATGGCATTGGCGATGATATGGTAACAACGACTTTGCTTGCTGCAACGGCGCCTATTTGGATTGCACCAGCAATGAATGTTCACATGTATGATCATCCTGCAGTCAAACGCAACATTCAACAGCTTCATGAAGATGGTATCCGTTTTATCGAACCATCTGAAGGCTTTCTCGCTTGTGGTTATGTCGGCAAAGGCCGTTTAGAAGAACCTGAGAAAATTACGCAGTTGGTAGAAACTTATTTTAGACGTGAACTCAAATTGACGGGTAAAAAAGTGGTTGTTACAGCAGGACCTACGCGAGAGCGAATTGATCCCGTCCGTTTTTTAACAAATTTCTCAAGTGGCAAAATGGGTTATGCGATGGCTAGCGCTGCTGCTGAAATGGGAGCGGAAGCGATATTAATTAGTGGACCTGTTTCACTGAGCGTACCTAGTGGTGTGACACGTATACAAGTCGAGAGTGCAGCAGAGATGTTAGAAGCAGTAGAAGCTCATTTTGCAACGGCAGACTATGTGGTCAAAACAGCAGCCGTTGCTGATTACCGGCCTAAAAAAATCGCCGATCAAAAAATAAAAAAACAACAAGGTGAGTCATCAATTGTATTAGAACGCACAATTGACATCCTAAACCAATTGGGACAACAAAAAACACATCAAGTATTAATCGGTTTTGCAGCTGAAACCAACAACGTTAGTAAATACGCAAAAGATAAATTAGAGCGAAAAAACGCAGACTATATTATCGCAAACGATGTAAGCGAAGCGCAAGCTGGTTTTGAATCAGATACAAACCGCGTTGTTGTTTACGGGAAAAATGATTTTGAGCAAGCTTTTGACATGATGCCGAAACAACAATTGGCTCATCAGTTGTTTGAAATGATTATAGAAAAGGAAACACCATATGATCGCTGA
- the rpoZ gene encoding DNA-directed RNA polymerase subunit omega: MLYPSVDKLKNRIDSKYSLVALASKRARQLHENGDEKLDSYTSVKSVGKALEEVAAGVLVPEKQDEFAIYEDEI, translated from the coding sequence ATGTTATACCCATCTGTTGACAAACTAAAAAACCGAATCGATTCGAAATACTCATTGGTAGCACTTGCTTCTAAACGTGCGCGCCAATTACATGAAAATGGTGACGAAAAATTAGATTCGTACACTTCAGTTAAATCAGTTGGAAAAGCGCTTGAAGAAGTAGCTGCTGGTGTCTTAGTACCAGAAAAACAAGATGAATTTGCAATTTACGAAGACGAAATTTAA
- the gmk gene encoding guanylate kinase — translation MRNQRGLLIVLSGPSGVGKGTVRKELFSQPNTNYEYSISMTTRFPREGEIDEVDYFFKTRSEFESLIEQGQLLEFAEFVENYYGTPLEYVNKMRDAGRDVFLEIEVQGAAQVRSKVPDGLFIFLAPPSLSELEERLVGRGTESDEVIACRLQAARQELEMMNLYDYVVENDEVENACNRINAIIIAEHCKRERVEKRYFDMLKENV, via the coding sequence ATGAGAAACCAACGTGGACTGCTGATTGTCCTATCAGGACCTTCGGGTGTTGGAAAAGGCACGGTACGAAAAGAGCTGTTCTCACAGCCAAACACAAATTATGAATACTCAATATCGATGACGACAAGATTTCCGCGTGAAGGAGAAATCGACGAAGTCGACTATTTCTTTAAAACGCGAAGTGAGTTTGAATCCCTGATTGAACAAGGACAGTTGCTGGAATTTGCAGAGTTTGTAGAAAATTATTATGGGACACCGCTCGAATATGTAAACAAAATGCGCGATGCAGGTCGTGATGTGTTTTTAGAAATTGAAGTGCAAGGTGCTGCACAAGTTCGTTCAAAAGTTCCAGATGGCTTGTTTATCTTTTTAGCTCCACCAAGCCTATCCGAACTAGAAGAGCGACTAGTGGGTCGAGGAACTGAGTCAGATGAAGTGATTGCTTGTCGATTACAGGCTGCACGTCAAGAACTTGAAATGATGAATTTATATGATTACGTAGTAGAAAATGATGAAGTTGAAAATGCCTGTAACCGAATCAATGCTATTATTATTGCAGAACATTGCAAGCGTGAACGCGTTGAGAAACGCTATTTTGATATGCTAAAGGAGAATGTTTAA
- a CDS encoding Rqc2 family fibronectin-binding protein — protein MAFDGLFTKSMTSELQQLVTGRISKVHQPNQLELLLHIRAQGKNHKLLISIHPSYSRIHLTAEANVNPSEPPMFCMLLRKHIEGGVITEIAQYGMDRLIMLKIKAKNEIGDDIERELHVEMMGRHSNVILIDAERTMILDSLKHLPPSVNSYRTILPGQPYIFPPAQEKQDPYESIEELAQTEPSEIVSQFSGFSPLNARELAYRLATAENKLETTKMFLADFSSAQPTGYYVEHEGKSFFSASQLTYIAENGLPFLTLGELLDRMYYAKAERDRVKQQAGDLERWLQNEIAKLKLKLKKLKKEQDQAEKRDVLQLNGELIMANLHRIKKGMKEIEVDNYYNDEKVTIALDPRKTPIDNSQRYYSRYQKAKIAVVKTQEQINKTIEDIEYFETLMSQVQQAGISDIEEIREELAEQGFMKAQKSKKKKKPTKPTVEAYVSSAGTAISVGKNNKQNDYVTFKVATKSDTWLHTKDIPGSHVIIHDNDPDEETILEAATIAAYFSKARGSSSVPVDYTEARHVKKPNGSKPGFVTYFEQKTVFVTPDEELVIKLKK, from the coding sequence ATGGCATTTGATGGATTATTCACCAAATCGATGACGAGTGAATTGCAACAACTCGTTACCGGTAGGATTTCAAAAGTTCATCAGCCTAACCAGCTTGAACTACTTTTACACATTCGCGCGCAAGGAAAAAATCATAAACTGTTAATCTCGATTCACCCATCGTATTCGCGTATCCATTTAACAGCTGAAGCTAATGTTAACCCATCTGAACCACCTATGTTCTGTATGCTGTTACGCAAACATATTGAAGGCGGCGTCATCACTGAAATTGCCCAGTACGGAATGGATCGTCTGATCATGTTAAAAATCAAAGCAAAAAACGAAATTGGAGACGATATCGAACGCGAACTTCACGTTGAAATGATGGGTCGGCATTCGAACGTTATTTTAATCGATGCAGAACGTACAATGATTCTCGACAGCTTAAAACATTTACCACCAAGCGTCAACTCTTATCGAACTATTTTACCGGGACAGCCGTACATCTTCCCGCCTGCTCAAGAAAAGCAAGATCCTTATGAGTCAATTGAAGAATTAGCTCAAACAGAGCCAAGCGAAATTGTTAGCCAATTTTCTGGCTTTTCACCATTAAATGCACGTGAACTTGCATACCGTTTAGCAACAGCCGAAAACAAATTGGAAACCACAAAAATGTTTCTAGCTGATTTTTCAAGCGCACAGCCGACCGGTTATTATGTTGAGCATGAAGGAAAAAGTTTCTTTTCTGCATCTCAACTCACCTACATCGCCGAAAATGGCTTGCCTTTTTTAACACTTGGCGAGTTGCTCGACAGAATGTATTATGCTAAAGCCGAACGCGACCGTGTTAAACAACAAGCGGGTGATTTGGAAAGATGGTTACAAAACGAAATTGCCAAGTTGAAACTCAAATTAAAGAAATTGAAAAAAGAACAAGATCAAGCTGAAAAACGTGACGTTCTTCAATTGAATGGTGAACTGATCATGGCAAACCTTCACCGCATTAAAAAAGGTATGAAGGAAATTGAAGTCGATAATTATTACAACGATGAAAAAGTAACTATTGCGCTTGACCCGCGAAAAACGCCAATTGATAATTCGCAACGTTATTATTCGCGCTACCAAAAAGCAAAAATTGCTGTTGTTAAAACACAAGAACAAATCAATAAAACCATTGAAGATATTGAGTACTTTGAAACTTTAATGTCTCAAGTTCAACAAGCTGGAATTTCAGATATTGAAGAAATTCGTGAAGAATTAGCTGAACAAGGCTTTATGAAAGCGCAGAAGTCTAAGAAAAAGAAAAAACCTACAAAACCAACTGTAGAAGCGTACGTGTCTTCTGCAGGAACAGCCATTTCGGTTGGTAAAAACAATAAACAAAATGATTATGTGACATTCAAAGTTGCAACAAAATCTGATACATGGCTTCATACGAAAGACATTCCGGGATCCCATGTTATTATTCATGATAATGATCCAGACGAAGAGACAATTCTAGAAGCTGCAACCATTGCGGCTTACTTTAGTAAAGCAAGAGGATCTTCTTCTGTTCCTGTAGATTATACAGAAGCACGTCACGTGAAAAAACCAAATGGTTCAAAACCTGGATTTGTCACGTATTTCGAACAAAAAACAGTATTTGTAACACCTGATGAAGAATTAGTTATTAAGTTGAAAAAATAG
- a CDS encoding transporter substrate-binding domain-containing protein: MITYYPKKKTIFTMGAAAVLLITGCTNEEKTAEKEQTAWDVIQEEGSLTVATSGTLLATSFRDAESDELTGFEVEVVRELGERLELDIEFKELGFDEMLTSVNTGQIDLAANDIEITEDRAKEFIFSTPIKYSYGTAVVRKDDLSGISSLEDLPGKKAAGASTSIYMEIAREYGAEEVTYDNASNEVYLRDVSIGRTDVILNDYYLSTFGVAAFPELNITIHPDIKYAPSEVGLVMNKDNTELAEHVNQAIEEMLEDGTITEISEEFFGGADVSVKPDIEEQ, encoded by the coding sequence ATGATTACTTATTACCCAAAGAAAAAAACAATTTTCACCATGGGTGCAGCCGCAGTTTTGCTTATAACTGGTTGCACAAACGAAGAAAAGACAGCCGAAAAAGAACAAACAGCCTGGGATGTCATTCAAGAAGAAGGATCTTTAACAGTAGCTACATCTGGAACTTTACTTGCCACTTCTTTTCGTGATGCAGAATCTGATGAGTTGACGGGCTTTGAAGTAGAAGTTGTTCGAGAATTGGGCGAACGTTTGGAATTAGATATTGAATTTAAAGAGCTTGGCTTTGATGAAATGTTGACAAGTGTAAACACGGGCCAAATCGATCTTGCCGCCAATGATATTGAAATTACGGAAGATCGAGCAAAAGAGTTTATTTTTTCAACACCGATTAAGTATTCTTACGGCACAGCAGTTGTTCGTAAAGATGATTTATCCGGCATTTCCAGTTTAGAAGATCTACCAGGTAAAAAAGCAGCTGGAGCTTCGACGTCCATTTACATGGAAATCGCACGTGAGTATGGTGCGGAAGAAGTGACGTACGACAACGCTTCAAACGAAGTTTATTTAAGAGACGTTTCAATTGGTCGCACAGATGTTATTTTAAATGATTATTATTTATCGACGTTTGGTGTTGCTGCTTTCCCAGAACTAAACATTACTATTCATCCGGACATTAAATACGCGCCTTCAGAAGTAGGTTTAGTTATGAACAAAGACAATACAGAACTTGCAGAACACGTGAATCAAGCGATAGAAGAAATGCTTGAAGATGGAACAATTACCGAAATATCAGAAGAATTTTTTGGCGGCGCAGACGTTTCTGTTAAACCTGATATAGAAGAACAATAA